A genome region from Pseudomonas helmanticensis includes the following:
- a CDS encoding RHS repeat-associated core domain-containing protein, which produces MSVLMGGIVGGLTAKQPDAQAIIADFKKCLKDYREHAEAWYGGILDAEQQFKVGDEVGTADKDIKKENTLYANCPANGKLVLVHSFESARFVPIGNTPVRLTPVVDGRFIGKNEVGPTINKTIDSTGILEVSGLTPNQQYKITFFPNPTPAQIDSLFNSYQGVIGELGGWLQTEWSTSFLPLWQAHTDASLGGRALQELEAAWEGFMKAIMGLWGDIKSLYDLVAHPRENYEKLKKFFTEEQIKKIYDASAEAIHTALLIASDEPLMWIYVAAIMAWVQMLPPQTCTEVLAQMSTEFLLNILVGVVLTGGLGLAVRVGTKAIKGVQSSGKVIKLIEDFTGMLMKVSKSKATPHTEASKPLLLNGDSKFNPARKADVQIAAPKPAETATAPKNKPPVSGGKVESDAQIQARKKDEPASRVEQVEHVDNAPDQSKNPADKPAQCVDDTCSGGDPVSMVTGEELLTLTDGEMGGLLPFEWTRLYRSSAVDFDSRLGHGWSHSLSHRLQIDDEGVLWTDNENRQTRFPMPTDQRPAITNSLAQAAIYLGDAPGELVLTQAGAKTRFYHFRAGRLTTISDAYENRLHISYDFVDRIQRIDNGAGRALLMRYDDRHIVAVDQQQQRQEYNDRGERQDPWLTIQTLVTYQYNARNQLISSTNAAGETEHYRYNDQHVILERQMAGGASFFWEWEREGKHSRCIRHWANYVQMEARYEWDDKGSVTVHNADGSQLVYVHDENARLVSETAPDGGETQNAYDDQGRLVAVKDPMGAITEYQYSEAGRLIVVIPPEGIPTRYNYFNGQLIDVQRGKARWKYERNRQGDITQQSDPDGNETHYSYDRQGRLLEIRHPDGSRHQLGWNNLGQLLEERLPDGGQRKYRYDALGRQITRQDEFGAITQYQWDAVDRLTQVTLPGGATRAFTYNPYGRVTAERDELGRITRYEYADNLHLVSRRINPDGSQLRYRYDNSQLNLTEIENERGERYQLDYYSNGLIQQETGFDGRRTAYEYDLNGQLLKKIEFGDDGSELVSEYQRDASGRLLVKTLPDGEEIHYSYDALGRLVNVDDGNWPLAYEYDVQDRLVTEHQGWGTTRYEYDSVGQLSHCRLPDGSTLDYRHLPGGRLSNIDLNGSRLTSHQFSAGREQQRQQGLLLSQYQYDEQGRLQAHSVSQRDKNLFQRRYNYDANGNLAGVDDTRKGNRSYHYDPLDRLISVRGATPESFAHDPAGNLLGQNDLPVANLANVKGNRLLMQGDRHYDYDAYGNLSRERRGAGQKLVTEYRYDCQHRLIGVSLPGGSTATYKYDAFGRRIEKTVDGHTTEFLWQGERLIAESAENRYRSYIYEPGSFRPLAMLDGEGPRKATPFYYQLDHLGTPQELTDYSGEIMWSARYRAYGNLAALDVSEIDNPLRFQGQYFDAETGLHYNRHRYYNPGTGRFLTPDPIKLAGGLNNYQYVPNPTGWVDPLGLNGCPGQKKFTRNDKFYGSRRAAFQDAKRDARIPKSAEPLEVNQVALTKAGEHGVGKQNVLDADGNIVYTREYHYKNIDNERVVIQEHSYGHEDFPSDHASHKPHFNVREYDPETGNADRNRTFHLKSVSTHYVFE; this is translated from the coding sequence ATGAGCGTTTTGATGGGTGGGATCGTTGGTGGCCTCACGGCAAAACAACCTGATGCTCAGGCGATCATTGCCGACTTCAAGAAGTGTCTGAAAGACTACCGTGAGCATGCCGAAGCCTGGTATGGCGGCATTCTGGATGCCGAGCAGCAGTTCAAGGTCGGGGACGAAGTCGGCACGGCAGACAAGGACATCAAAAAGGAAAACACCCTTTATGCCAACTGCCCCGCTAACGGCAAACTCGTGCTCGTTCACAGCTTCGAATCCGCGCGCTTCGTGCCAATTGGCAATACGCCGGTTCGACTGACTCCGGTAGTCGATGGCCGCTTCATCGGCAAGAACGAAGTCGGTCCGACGATTAACAAAACCATCGATTCGACCGGAATTCTGGAAGTCTCCGGCCTCACACCCAATCAGCAGTACAAAATTACATTTTTCCCTAATCCAACTCCTGCCCAGATCGATAGCCTGTTCAACTCCTACCAAGGCGTGATCGGTGAACTCGGTGGCTGGTTGCAAACCGAATGGAGCACAAGTTTCCTGCCGTTGTGGCAGGCACACACTGATGCATCACTGGGCGGTCGTGCCCTGCAGGAGCTGGAAGCTGCGTGGGAAGGCTTCATGAAGGCGATCATGGGCTTGTGGGGCGATATCAAGAGCCTCTACGACCTCGTCGCTCACCCTCGCGAAAACTACGAAAAACTGAAAAAGTTTTTCACCGAAGAGCAGATCAAGAAGATTTACGACGCTTCAGCCGAAGCCATTCACACAGCTTTGCTAATTGCCAGCGATGAGCCGCTGATGTGGATCTATGTCGCGGCAATCATGGCCTGGGTGCAAATGCTGCCTCCGCAGACCTGCACGGAAGTGCTGGCCCAAATGTCCACAGAGTTCCTGCTGAACATTCTGGTGGGCGTCGTCCTGACTGGAGGCCTCGGCTTGGCCGTTCGCGTGGGGACAAAGGCAATCAAGGGAGTCCAGAGTAGCGGCAAGGTCATAAAACTGATCGAAGATTTCACTGGCATGCTGATGAAGGTCAGCAAATCCAAGGCCACGCCACACACCGAAGCGTCGAAGCCTTTGTTGCTAAATGGCGATTCGAAGTTCAATCCGGCACGTAAAGCGGATGTGCAGATTGCGGCACCCAAACCTGCCGAAACCGCGACAGCACCGAAAAACAAGCCACCGGTCAGCGGCGGAAAAGTGGAGTCCGATGCGCAGATTCAAGCACGTAAAAAAGATGAGCCCGCCTCGCGTGTCGAACAGGTAGAACACGTCGACAACGCGCCAGATCAATCGAAAAACCCGGCCGACAAACCCGCACAGTGTGTTGACGATACATGCTCTGGTGGCGACCCCGTGTCGATGGTGACCGGTGAGGAATTACTCACGCTGACCGATGGTGAAATGGGTGGTTTGCTGCCCTTCGAGTGGACCCGCCTATACCGAAGCAGTGCGGTTGATTTCGACAGCCGTCTCGGCCATGGCTGGAGCCATTCACTGTCCCATCGCTTGCAAATCGACGATGAAGGTGTGCTGTGGACAGACAACGAGAATCGGCAGACCCGATTCCCGATGCCGACCGACCAGCGCCCCGCCATCACCAATAGTCTGGCACAGGCCGCAATTTATCTAGGTGATGCTCCCGGTGAACTTGTCCTGACTCAGGCCGGGGCAAAAACACGCTTCTACCATTTCCGAGCCGGTCGCCTAACCACGATTAGCGACGCCTACGAAAACCGGTTACATATCAGTTATGACTTCGTTGACCGTATCCAGCGCATCGATAACGGTGCAGGCCGTGCCCTGCTAATGCGTTACGACGACCGACACATTGTGGCCGTCGATCAGCAGCAACAACGCCAGGAATACAATGACCGCGGTGAACGTCAGGATCCATGGCTGACCATTCAAACGCTCGTCACCTACCAATACAACGCACGCAATCAACTGATTTCTTCTACCAATGCGGCAGGCGAAACCGAGCATTACCGTTACAACGATCAGCATGTCATCCTCGAACGACAGATGGCCGGCGGCGCCAGTTTCTTCTGGGAATGGGAACGTGAAGGCAAACACTCCCGCTGCATACGCCACTGGGCCAACTACGTGCAAATGGAAGCGCGTTACGAGTGGGATGACAAAGGCTCGGTCACCGTCCATAACGCTGACGGCAGCCAACTTGTCTATGTGCATGACGAAAATGCGCGGCTGGTCAGCGAGACCGCGCCCGACGGCGGTGAAACGCAGAACGCGTACGACGATCAGGGACGTCTGGTCGCCGTAAAAGATCCGATGGGCGCGATCACTGAGTATCAGTACAGCGAAGCTGGGCGCTTGATCGTCGTTATCCCGCCAGAGGGTATTCCGACCCGCTACAACTACTTTAATGGTCAACTCATTGATGTCCAGCGCGGCAAAGCCCGCTGGAAATACGAGCGCAATCGTCAGGGTGACATTACCCAACAAAGCGATCCGGATGGCAACGAAACCCATTACAGCTATGACCGTCAGGGCCGACTGCTGGAAATTCGTCATCCCGATGGTAGTCGTCATCAACTCGGCTGGAACAACCTAGGTCAGTTGCTGGAAGAGCGCCTGCCAGATGGCGGTCAGCGCAAATACCGCTATGACGCGCTAGGTCGACAAATTACCCGTCAGGACGAATTCGGTGCTATCACCCAATACCAATGGGATGCAGTTGATCGTCTGACCCAAGTAACCCTGCCCGGCGGCGCCACTCGCGCGTTCACCTACAACCCATATGGCCGCGTCACCGCCGAACGCGACGAGCTTGGGCGTATCACTCGTTACGAGTACGCCGACAACCTGCACTTGGTCAGCCGCCGCATCAATCCTGACGGCAGCCAACTGCGTTATCGCTACGATAACTCGCAACTTAACCTCACCGAGATCGAGAACGAGCGCGGCGAACGCTACCAACTCGACTACTACTCGAATGGCCTGATCCAACAGGAAACTGGTTTTGACGGTCGCCGCACTGCCTACGAGTACGACCTCAACGGTCAGTTGCTTAAGAAAATCGAGTTCGGCGATGACGGCAGCGAACTGGTCAGCGAATACCAACGTGATGCGTCCGGACGTCTGCTGGTCAAAACCTTGCCAGACGGCGAAGAAATCCACTACAGCTACGACGCATTGGGGCGTCTGGTAAACGTCGACGACGGTAACTGGCCGCTCGCCTACGAATACGACGTGCAGGATCGGCTTGTCACCGAGCATCAGGGTTGGGGCACCACACGTTATGAGTACGACAGCGTTGGCCAACTGAGCCACTGCCGTCTTCCAGATGGCAGCACGCTCGATTACCGTCATCTACCCGGCGGACGCCTGAGCAACATCGACCTGAACGGCTCACGCCTGACCTCTCACCAGTTCAGTGCCGGTCGCGAGCAACAGCGACAACAGGGTTTGCTCCTAAGCCAATACCAGTACGACGAACAAGGTCGCCTGCAAGCGCATAGCGTCAGCCAACGCGACAAAAACCTGTTCCAGCGACGCTATAACTACGACGCGAATGGCAACCTAGCCGGCGTAGATGACACCCGCAAAGGTAATCGCAGCTATCACTACGATCCATTGGATCGACTGATCAGTGTGCGTGGTGCAACACCGGAAAGCTTCGCCCACGATCCAGCAGGCAACCTCCTCGGTCAGAATGACCTGCCCGTAGCCAATTTGGCTAACGTCAAAGGCAACCGCCTACTGATGCAGGGCGACCGCCATTATGACTACGACGCTTACGGTAATTTGAGCCGTGAACGTCGTGGCGCCGGCCAGAAACTCGTCACCGAATATCGCTACGACTGCCAGCATCGTCTGATCGGCGTCAGCCTGCCGGGCGGCAGCACTGCAACTTACAAATACGACGCCTTCGGCCGTCGTATAGAAAAAACCGTCGACGGCCACACCACTGAATTCCTGTGGCAAGGCGAGCGCTTGATCGCTGAAAGCGCCGAAAATCGCTATCGCAGTTACATCTACGAACCGGGCAGCTTCCGTCCGTTGGCTATGCTCGACGGCGAAGGCCCACGTAAAGCCACGCCGTTCTATTACCAACTCGATCACTTGGGCACACCGCAGGAACTCACCGATTACAGCGGCGAGATTATGTGGTCGGCCAGATACCGAGCTTATGGCAACCTGGCGGCACTCGATGTCAGCGAAATCGATAACCCGTTGCGGTTCCAGGGTCAGTATTTCGATGCCGAGACGGGGTTACATTACAACCGACACCGCTACTACAATCCGGGGACTGGACGGTTTTTGACGCCGGATCCGATCAAGCTTGCTGGGGGGTTGAATAACTACCAGTACGTGCCTAATCCTACGGGATGGGTGGATCCGTTGGGGTTGAATGGGTGTCCGGGACAAAAGAAATTTACCCGAAATGATAAATTTTATGGCTCTCGCAGAGCTGCCTTTCAAGATGCAAAACGTGATGCAAGAATACCCAAGTCAGCTGAACCATTGGAAGTAAACCAAGTTGCCCTCACAAAAGCGGGTGAGCATGGAGTAGGAAAACAAAACGTTCTCGATGCGGATGGCAACATTGTCTACACTAGAGAATACCACTACAAAAACATTGACAATGAGCGCGTAGTAATTCAAGAGCACTCATATGGGCATGAAGACTTCCCAAGCGACCATGCTTCGCACAAACCGCATTTCAATGTAAGAGAGTATGATCCGGAAACAGGCAATGCTGACCGCAATAGAACTTTCCACCTTAAAAGTGTTTCTACCCATTATGTTTTCGAGTGA
- the tssI gene encoding type VI secretion system tip protein TssI/VgrG, with translation MFAPANETHFALTIEGLSADFQVFTLQGREAISQPFVFEVELVSEQPSLDLETLLHKPAFLQLSPDGSGIHGQIYRAAQGDSGKRLTRYSLTLRPQLAYLAHRINQRIFQNLTVPKIIGKVLEEHGIQSNAYEFKTGSIYPERVYCVQYDESDLHFIQRLCEEEGIHYHFEHTATAHKLIFGDDQTVFPKLTPVAYQQDSGMVASDPVIKRFDLRLETRTSRTTRRDYDFEKPRITLESENRGDALPDLEDYDYPGRFIDRERGKHLAKRALERHRSDFQLAEGKSDQPLLVSGHFLALTAHPKAKWNDLWLLTEVHHEGKQPQVLEESVTSDTTALKDDFHQGYRNRFQATPWDVPNRPPLRHPKPRILGSQSAVVTGPKGEEIHCDEYGRVKVQFHWDREGQADDKTSCWLRVSSAWAGAQYGGIAIPRIGMEVLVTFLEGDPDQPLISGCLYHKENTVPYPLPANKTRSTFKTLSSMGGGGYNELRIEDKKGQEQIYLHAQRDWDENIEHDQKIRVGNERHDTVEKNSYSEFKAEEHHTVYEDRKVEARANDHLTVGVNQHVKIGTGQFIDAGQEIHLSSGMKVVMEAGAELTLIGGGSFIKIDAGGVTMSGPVINMNSGGGPGSGTGAAPLIPGVLKQADADKAGQVLTPAQINTLKRNAPFCEECEKCKAGACAI, from the coding sequence ATGTTCGCGCCGGCCAATGAAACCCACTTTGCCCTGACCATCGAAGGTCTTTCTGCTGACTTTCAGGTGTTTACCCTGCAAGGCCGGGAAGCCATCAGCCAGCCTTTTGTCTTTGAGGTGGAGCTGGTCAGTGAGCAGCCGTCGCTGGACCTCGAAACCCTGCTGCACAAACCGGCCTTCCTGCAACTGTCGCCCGACGGCAGCGGCATCCACGGCCAGATCTATCGCGCCGCTCAAGGCGATTCGGGCAAACGCCTGACGCGCTATTCGCTGACCCTGCGCCCGCAACTGGCGTACCTCGCGCACCGCATCAACCAACGCATCTTCCAAAACCTCACGGTGCCGAAAATCATCGGCAAGGTCCTCGAAGAACACGGCATTCAAAGCAACGCCTACGAATTCAAGACCGGTTCGATTTATCCCGAGCGCGTTTACTGCGTGCAATACGATGAGTCGGACCTGCATTTCATCCAGCGCCTGTGCGAAGAAGAAGGTATCCACTACCACTTCGAACACACCGCCACGGCGCACAAACTGATTTTCGGCGATGACCAGACGGTGTTCCCGAAGCTGACGCCCGTGGCCTATCAACAAGACTCCGGCATGGTCGCCAGCGACCCGGTGATCAAGCGCTTCGACCTGCGCCTGGAAACCCGCACCAGCCGCACCACCCGCCGCGATTACGACTTCGAAAAACCGCGCATCACCCTCGAAAGCGAAAACCGTGGCGACGCTCTGCCCGACCTTGAGGATTACGATTACCCAGGTCGTTTCATCGACCGCGAGCGCGGCAAACACCTGGCCAAGCGCGCCCTCGAACGCCATCGCAGCGACTTCCAGCTCGCCGAAGGCAAGAGCGATCAGCCACTGCTGGTCAGCGGCCATTTCCTCGCCCTCACCGCGCACCCGAAAGCCAAATGGAACGACCTCTGGTTGCTGACCGAAGTCCACCATGAAGGCAAGCAGCCGCAAGTGCTGGAAGAGTCGGTGACCAGCGACACCACCGCGCTGAAAGACGATTTCCATCAGGGCTACCGCAACCGTTTCCAGGCCACGCCATGGGACGTGCCAAACCGCCCGCCCCTGCGCCACCCGAAACCGCGCATCCTCGGCAGCCAGAGCGCCGTGGTCACCGGCCCCAAAGGCGAAGAAATCCACTGCGACGAATACGGCCGCGTCAAAGTCCAGTTTCACTGGGACCGCGAAGGCCAGGCCGACGACAAGACCAGTTGCTGGCTACGCGTCTCCAGCGCCTGGGCCGGCGCCCAGTACGGCGGCATCGCCATCCCGCGCATCGGCATGGAAGTGCTCGTCACCTTCCTTGAAGGCGACCCCGACCAGCCATTGATCAGCGGCTGCCTGTACCACAAGGAAAACACCGTCCCCTATCCACTGCCGGCGAACAAGACCCGCAGCACCTTCAAGACCCTCAGCTCCATGGGCGGTGGCGGCTACAACGAACTGCGCATCGAAGATAAAAAAGGTCAGGAGCAGATCTACCTGCACGCCCAGCGCGACTGGGACGAAAACATCGAGCACGACCAGAAGATCCGCGTCGGCAACGAACGCCACGACACCGTCGAAAAAAACAGCTACAGCGAATTCAAAGCCGAAGAACACCACACCGTCTACGAAGACCGCAAAGTCGAAGCCCGCGCCAACGACCACCTGACTGTGGGCGTGAACCAGCACGTCAAGATCGGCACTGGGCAGTTCATCGACGCGGGGCAGGAAATCCATCTCAGCAGCGGCATGAAAGTGGTGATGGAGGCTGGCGCCGAACTGACGCTGATCGGCGGCGGCAGCTTCATCAAGATCGATGCCGGTGGCGTGACCATGAGCGGGCCGGTGATCAACATGAACTCCGGCGGTGGGCCGGGCAGCGGCACCGGTGCGGCGCCATTGATACCCGGCGTGCTGAAACAGGCCGACGCTGACAAAGCCGGCCAGGTCCTCACCCCGGCCCAGATCAACACCCTCAAACGTAACGCGCCATTCTGCGAAGAATGCGAAAAATGCAAGGCAGGTGCCTGTGCCATCTGA
- a CDS encoding Hcp family type VI secretion system effector, whose protein sequence is MATPAYMSVTGEKQGLITAGAFTADSVGNTYQEGHEDQVMVQAFSHDVIIPRDPQSGQPTGQRVHKPVVITKVYDKASPLLQAALTSGERMSEIVIQWFRTSAQGTQEHYYTTKLEDAIIVAINNKMHNCQDPGNSHFTHLEEVQFTYRKITWTHEVSGTSGSDDWRAPVV, encoded by the coding sequence CGAAAAACAAGGCCTGATCACTGCAGGCGCATTCACCGCTGACTCCGTAGGCAACACCTACCAGGAAGGCCACGAAGACCAGGTCATGGTTCAGGCTTTCAGCCACGACGTGATCATCCCGCGTGACCCGCAATCCGGTCAGCCAACCGGTCAGCGCGTTCACAAGCCAGTTGTGATCACCAAGGTCTACGACAAGGCTTCGCCTCTGCTGCAAGCCGCTCTGACCTCCGGCGAGCGCATGAGCGAAATCGTTATCCAGTGGTTCCGTACTTCTGCTCAAGGTACCCAAGAGCACTACTACACCACCAAACTGGAAGACGCGATCATCGTCGCCATCAACAACAAAATGCACAACTGCCAGGATCCAGGCAACTCGCACTTCACCCACCTGGAAGAAGTGCAGTTCACCTACCGCAAAATCACCTGGACCCACGAAGTATCCGGTACTTCGGGTTCCGATGACTGGCGTGCTCCAGTCGTTTAA
- a CDS encoding DUF4123 domain-containing protein: protein MPSDRITPKDWLAQQPLQTGERLYLIISAASDSDALKNLYLTEPTAQLLPIWGDTPYSTWQPVMPYVTELKGNSAFLPWIAETDALDWGWLAVSRSEPNEVFEHLRSLTQVKMPDGTEVFFRFWDGRHIYPILEGLGETAGEVLPVFQRYLINGRSLEVGPRVVPKAKDWPWWEVPKDLLDSLMAENPSTVIGNMMQWLLDEHADLYFSFPESNLKQKVARFVKRTPLTEENFAGLLKAYLENEVVV, encoded by the coding sequence GTGCCATCTGATCGAATTACGCCCAAGGATTGGCTGGCGCAACAGCCGTTGCAGACTGGCGAGCGCCTGTACTTGATCATCAGCGCGGCGAGTGATTCCGACGCGCTGAAAAACCTCTACCTCACCGAACCCACCGCCCAACTCTTGCCGATCTGGGGCGACACGCCCTACTCCACTTGGCAACCGGTGATGCCCTACGTCACCGAACTGAAGGGCAACTCGGCATTCTTGCCATGGATCGCCGAAACGGACGCCCTCGATTGGGGTTGGCTGGCGGTATCGCGCTCGGAACCGAACGAAGTGTTCGAGCATCTGCGCAGCCTGACACAGGTGAAGATGCCGGACGGGACCGAGGTGTTTTTCCGGTTTTGGGATGGACGGCATATCTACCCGATTCTTGAAGGGTTGGGTGAGACGGCTGGGGAAGTGTTGCCGGTGTTTCAGCGTTACCTGATCAACGGGCGGAGCCTGGAGGTCGGGCCGCGGGTGGTGCCGAAGGCGAAGGATTGGCCGTGGTGGGAGGTGCCGAAAGATCTGCTAGACAGCTTGATGGCCGAGAACCCGTCGACCGTGATCGGCAACATGATGCAGTGGCTATTGGACGAACATGCCGATCTGTACTTCTCGTTCCCAGAATCAAACTTGAAACAAAAAGTGGCGCGCTTCGTAAAGCGCACGCCGCTCACGGAAGAAAATTTTGCCGGTCTGTTGAAGGCCTATTTGGAAAATGAGGTGGTTGTATGA